The Sneathiella sp. P13V-1 genome includes a window with the following:
- a CDS encoding acyltransferase encodes MPKKNRPRSFKLSLNRLSYLRKLLVGAKRAYLTKLWKMDIHPTCELSLSAKFDTTYPAGVHIGEYSYIAFEARILCHDLTRGLYAHTRIGKNCFIGGRSMIMPNVTIGDGCIVGSGAIVTKSVPDNCIIAGNPAKIISRNIKTGRYGKLDTADETTHRLIAEGEIV; translated from the coding sequence ATGCCTAAGAAAAACAGACCACGTTCCTTTAAGTTGAGTTTGAACCGATTGTCTTATCTTAGAAAGCTACTGGTTGGGGCAAAGAGGGCGTATCTAACAAAACTATGGAAGATGGATATACATCCGACGTGCGAGCTTTCATTAAGTGCGAAATTTGACACAACATATCCCGCAGGGGTGCATATAGGCGAGTATTCTTATATTGCTTTCGAGGCTAGAATATTGTGCCATGATTTGACCCGAGGGCTTTATGCACATACGAGAATAGGTAAAAACTGCTTTATTGGTGGCAGAAGCATGATAATGCCAAATGTGACAATTGGTGATGGATGTATTGTAGGTTCTGGCGCAATAGTGACAAAATCAGTGCCAGATAACTGCATAATTGCAGGAAATCCCGCCAAAATAATTTCAAGAAACATTAAAACTGGTAGATATGGCAAATTGGATACAGCCGACGAAACAACACATCGACTGATAGCAGAAGGTGAGATCGTCTGA
- a CDS encoding polysaccharide pyruvyl transferase family protein, translated as MKSKLIESSFTVGIAGTFDVNNYGDCLFPVIYRELLSRFHPNTVIKYYSPTGELAEIVKLDSITSLPDTREKAASAFHDLDAYILAGGETLSIGHGLGTYILPKETFSHSLRLWLAPLISLSEKSRPHISFHCVGAQAMPEKIQSNIGHMLSRCSYISVRDIHSRIKLEKANCHSDLAADPVLLSSDLWSAEYWQKTADNCLPLELKGKKYLLAQISLPYLQNDLSEWCDEIGKIARKLDAEILLLPICLFLHDLIVLKSAKKILKQKGINAFIVEKKLDVLQTTSLFEGCAGYVGSSLHGGVVALSFAKPFALLGKGAKGKHNSVMEALRIPNITAYNISEISNHFDNCIKQNMHELSDKAKQRALNDFHQLITKLRSPTPNRSSEIDITKLVEEICKLDRSEIEGVTNSLKRFLFKFTKNTQSLGGIYFYLLNKFRKQI; from the coding sequence ATGAAAAGCAAATTGATAGAATCTAGTTTTACAGTAGGTATAGCCGGAACGTTTGACGTAAACAACTATGGCGATTGCTTGTTTCCTGTAATTTACAGAGAATTACTGTCCAGATTCCACCCCAATACAGTAATTAAGTATTACTCCCCAACCGGAGAGTTAGCGGAAATTGTAAAACTGGATAGTATCACCTCTTTACCCGATACGCGGGAAAAAGCAGCTTCAGCTTTCCATGATTTAGATGCGTACATTCTTGCGGGAGGGGAAACGCTTTCTATAGGTCACGGTCTGGGCACTTACATACTCCCTAAAGAAACATTCAGTCATAGTCTTAGACTCTGGTTAGCTCCGCTAATTTCTCTTTCCGAAAAAAGCCGCCCTCACATTTCTTTTCATTGCGTCGGAGCACAAGCGATGCCGGAAAAGATCCAATCAAACATTGGACATATGTTAAGCCGATGCTCTTACATTTCAGTTCGTGACATTCACTCAAGAATTAAACTGGAAAAAGCAAACTGCCATTCTGATCTTGCCGCCGACCCTGTTCTATTAAGTTCAGATCTATGGTCCGCTGAATATTGGCAGAAAACAGCTGACAATTGTTTACCTTTGGAACTAAAGGGTAAAAAATATCTGTTAGCCCAGATTTCTCTTCCATACCTGCAAAACGATCTTAGTGAATGGTGCGACGAGATTGGGAAAATTGCACGTAAATTAGATGCCGAAATACTACTACTTCCCATTTGCCTCTTCCTACACGACCTCATCGTTCTGAAATCAGCAAAGAAGATACTAAAGCAGAAAGGAATAAACGCATTCATTGTTGAAAAAAAACTCGATGTTCTCCAAACCACCTCATTATTTGAAGGATGCGCGGGATATGTTGGCTCGAGCCTTCACGGAGGGGTTGTCGCACTGTCATTCGCAAAGCCGTTTGCTCTTCTAGGAAAAGGAGCAAAGGGAAAACACAATAGTGTCATGGAAGCCCTGAGAATCCCGAATATCACAGCATATAACATAAGCGAAATCAGCAACCATTTCGACAATTGCATTAAACAGAATATGCACGAGCTAAGCGATAAAGCAAAGCAAAGGGCTTTAAACGATTTTCATCAACTGATTACAAAGTTACGATCTCCCACCCCGAACAGGAGCAGCGAAATCGATATCACTAAGTTGGTTGAAGAAATATGCAAACTAGACAGATCAGAAATAGAAGGTGTAACCAATTCTCTAAAGCGATTTTTGTTTAAATTTACTAAAAACACACAATCACTCGGAGGAATATATTTTTATCTATTAAACAAGTTTAGAAAGCAAATTTGA